In Theileria equi strain WA chromosome 3, complete sequence, the genomic window TAGGATCTGCAAGGGTAATGTAGAATAATctacacctagggcagATTAATTAGTTTGATCACCATCAAAGATGTACTCGGAATAGAGAGCTGTCTTCCTGGGTATGACAAAGCCATGGCTGGAGAGTATAGAAAGAAATATCTCTTTATAGACACTATAGCTTCTGAAAACACATCGAGTTTTGTGACCATCATAGACATAAATGTGAACGCAGCCACGAGTAGAAGGGATGCATAGGAGAAGATGACCATTAACATACAAGATATAATGTACCTCATCAGATCAGCTACAGGACGGACGCTCTCCTAGCATATAGATTCAGGTAACAGGGGATTCTGATAGAAAAGGCAAGGTTCCCATACGTGCCATTTCTTGATGTAGGAGTCGTCTTGCACAGCCAATACGCGTCGATTGAATATTCCGCATGGATAATTTGCCATGATTACAAAATAACTCATCTAAACGTATATACAAAACTTTCAttattttattaaaatgttaaatCTTCACTTTTAATGTGTGAAGATGCATGACTACCACAAACAAAAGAAATTACATGTCAAGAGACCTTTTAAACAGGAAAACCGAGTAGACAGTGTGTCAGACCAAACATGATAAATACCTTTGGGAAGACGTCGGTTAACACAAGGTCCGAAACGATCAAtccaaaaatgttcaaatACCCTGAAAAGAGTAACTCCACCAATGATCCAGTTTAAAACTGAACCAAACATAAGATTCAAAGATAATCCAGACACAAACTACATCCACTCACCCGGAACTCGAACACTGAGACTCCAGACATGGAAATCTGCGTTACCTGAGGACAATCCAACACATTCCAAGTGGAATGATGGGGAAAAGGTCCTTGAACTCAAGAGGAACCTGAACCCAAAGCCCTGGAGGAAAGGAACAAGATATGGATGCCCCAGAAAACCAAAGACCGGAGGACAAAGTTCCCAAAAGGAAACGATCCAGCCTGGGGTAAAGGCAAAACATCCCCTGGGAACAGAAAACACAGACTAGAACAGGGTCCAATCGCATTCCAAAAGCGAAAGCTTAAAGACACCACCAATAAAGCTGTCTAGAGTAAACAAGATACAAAGATCCAGTTTGAAGGTGAGCATGGACATAGGCAAGGGTCCAAGATACCCAAAATAAAGCGACAATCCATAAACTATGCATCGATTCCATGAAAATAGAAATCCTGGAAAAATTAGAGCCTTTGCTCAATTTACTATTCTTCATCCGAAAAGACAATTTCATCATCGTCATAATCCAAAAGGGCTTCATTGGCCTTCTTTCtttgttcttcctcctccatttccttttcaactTCGCTTCTGTACTTTTCCAGAGCTTCGACATCAAGGTCTACATGAAGCGAGTTTTTGATGATTTCAAAGCAGGCATCAGTGCACTTTTCTCCTTCAAAGTCTTCCAACCGGAGGACCTGGAGTATATAGCTAATATCTCTCGTTTTCATGAGTTCCTTTTGGAAGGTTGTGAAGAAGGCGATTCCGTACTGGAACAGGTAAACATCGCCcttttttaaaatgtaacGGATATAGTCAATGACACATGGGAAGATTAGCACGTGTATATTCAATCCAATGAACCACTTTGATACAAACGCCTCTGGAACAATGAGCGGTTCCAAGTGTGAGTGCAACTCTGGGTTCTTGTCCCTTAGAAACCTCATGAGCACTCTGGCATCCCGAACGTAGTTTTTGGGGGCGGACGAAAAGTACCCCCTTAGAAAATTTGTGTTTAAAGCCTTGATAACGGTGACCAGTTCGGAGGGCATCAGATAGATGAGGAGAAACGCAATGACAAATCCTTCACCTTGGTGGTAGTCTCCAATGTAAGAGTAGATTAAAGAGAGTGTGTTGCGGAGAGTGGCCTTGTTCTCCTCGTCCTTGAACGTCCTTTCAGCGTCGAGCTCAAAGATCCTGAGGGTCTCTGGAGGCACCTCGTGAGGACCGCG contains:
- a CDS encoding hypothetical protein (encoded by transcript BEWA_003030A), coding for MLLKSEGFWEKEKSSCLFNRSGLDSEGGLYMMYRRARDILWLSKLSLKDTPKDAGADPLDLLAQAFENLEIEALPRGPHEVPPETLRIFELDAERTFKDEENKATLRNTLSLIYSYIGDYHQGEGFVIAFLLIYLMPSELVTVIKALNTNFLRGYFSSAPKNYVRDARVLMRFLRDKNPELHSHLEPLIVPEAFVSKWFIGLNIHVLIFPCVIDYIRYILKKGDVYLFQYGIAFFTTFQKELMKTRDISYILQVLRLEDFEGEKCTDACFEIIKNSLHVDLDVEALEKYRSEVEKEMEEEEQRKKANEALLDYDDDEIVFSDEE